A single window of Nicotiana sylvestris chromosome 5, ASM39365v2, whole genome shotgun sequence DNA harbors:
- the LOC104232710 gene encoding G-type lectin S-receptor-like serine/threonine-protein kinase LECRK2 — translation MLKVKTCAAFSYSNIMSLYFFLVLYVIFGSARAQSKPRNTIGLGSSLHPTTQPTAWYSASGHFAFGFYPQGSGYKVGIWLVGGSNNNDTIVWTAFRDDPEISADSTLAFIDGKVILKTSNEEDKTIASSSESAYYANLLDNGNFVLYNQDHESIYESFNSPGDTILGGQILASGVKLISSFSSTNHSSGRFRLVMQGDGNLVAYPKNLNEAVDAYWASQVYCSGCRNHLLLNSTGILLLINDTDSSVIRRLYSPLMQKNTGIYRATLDHDGNFRLYSHEFDSNGNSKIRLEWEAIDDLCLVKGFCGLNSFCVTTHNVHSCMCLPGSYLKENDPSFGDCQRNFTRGKCIHGKEDSSVYKITTTTNLTWDDPPYFATSFLGKEDCVKSCFEDCDCDAALFDENGQCMKHKLPLRYVKGAPEGSHTGFFKVSNIVVQNPTTDSVKPPWVVILVLSISFVLYLGTALALSGFYVFKFRIIKYRKLLQTGTTGLTKNFILRTCSYRELKQATDGFKEELGKGAFGAVYKGSFDKGKNLVAVKRLEKVVDEGEREFRAEMKSIGRTRHRNLVRLLGYCAEGSKRALVYEYMSNGCLANLLFRGATRPDWNVRVNIALDVARGILYLHEECEAPIIHCDIKPQNILLDELLTAKISDFGLAKLLMPDQTRTFTGVRGTRGYLAPEWQTNAPISVKVDVYSYGIVLLEIICCRRNIEVYVTKIEEIELSKWAYSCLVESEIDKLVGSEEVDKNTLERMISVAIWCIQDEPALRPPMKQVLQMLQGIIDIPIPPCPISSS, via the coding sequence atgttaaaagttaaaacttgtgCTGCTTTCTCTTACTCCAATATCATGTCTCTATATTTCTTCCTTGTATTGTATGTGATCTTTGGATCAGCTAGAGCTCAATCAAAGCCACGAAATACAATAGGATTAGGATCTTCTCTTCATCCCACTACTCAGCCTACAGCATGGTACTCAGCTTCTGGTCATTTCGCCTTTGGTTTTTATCCACAAGGAAGTGGTTACAAGGTAGGAATTTGGCTAGTGGGAGGCTCCAATAACAATGATACTATTGTCTGGACCGCGTTTCGTGATGATCCAGAAATATCTGCAGATTCCACCTTGGCCTTTATTGATGGAAAAGTAATTCTGAAAACAAGTAATGAGGAGGATAAGACTATTGCTAGTTCATCAGAATCTGCATATTATGCCAACTTGCTTGATAATGGTAACTTTGTTCTTTACAACCAAGATCATGAGTCTATTTATGAGAGTTTCAATTCTCCTGGTGATACAATATTAGGTGGCCAGATTCTAGCTAGTGGGGTTAAATTGATTTCTAGTTTCTCCTCCACAAATCATTCCTCAGGGAGATTTCGCCTCGTGATGCAGGGCGATGGGAACCTTGTTGCATACCCCAAAAATTTGAATGAGGCAGTGGATGCCTATTGGGCTTCACAGGTCTATTGCTCTGGTTGCAGAAATCATCTGCTTCTTAACAGTACAGGCATCTTATTGCTGATCAATGACACTGATTCTTCAGTAATTCGACGATTATATAGTCCACTTATGCAGAAGAACACAGGTATTTATCGGGCTACACTCGATCATGATGGAAATTTTCGACTCTATTCTCATGAATTCGACTCCAATGGTAATTCCAAAATACGGTTGGAGTGGGAGGCGATCGATGATCTCTGTCTTGTGAAGGGATTCTGCGGCCTTAACAGCTTTTGTGTTACAACTCACAATGTACACTCTTGTATGTGTCTACCAGGATCATACTTGAAAGAGAATGATCCAAGCTTTGGTGATTGTCAAAGGAACTTCACTAGAGGAAAGTGCATTCATGGCAAAGAAGATTCAAGTGTCTATAAGATTACTACTACGACTAATCTTACTTGGGACGATCCTCCTTATTTTGCTACATCATTTCTAGGAAAAGAAGATTGTGTCAAATCTTGTTTTGAGGACTGTGATTGTGATGCTGCCCTCTTCGACGAAAATGGCCAATGTATGAAACATAAGCTGCCTTTGAGGTATGTCAAAGGCGCTCCTGAAGGATCTCACACTGGTTTTTTCAAAGTCAGCAATATAGTCGTGCAAAATCCAACAACAGATTCAGTGAAGCCACCATGGGTAGTGATCTTGGTTTTATCGATAAGTTTCGTTCTGTATTTAGGTACTGCTCTTGCATTATCAGGATTTTACGTCTTCAAATTCAGGATAATAAAGTACAGGAAGCTATTGCAGACAGGAACCACAGGCTTAACGAAAAACTTCATACTCAGAACTTGCTCTTACAGAGAGCTAAAACAAGCAACTGATGGTTTCAAAGAAGAGTTGGGAAAGGGTGCCTTCGGTGCAGTTTATAAAGGGAGCTTCGACAAAGGTAAAAACCTTGTGGCGGTGAAGAGGCTAGAGAAAGTAGTCGATGAAGGTGAAAGGGAATTCAGAGCAGAAATGAAGTCCATTGGCAGAACTCGACACAGGAACTTGGTTCGATTGCTTGGATATTGTGCTGAAGGCTCAAAAAGAGCTCTAGTTTATGAATATATGAGCAATGGTTGCCTAGCAAATCTCTTGTTCCGAGGAGCTACTCGGCCGGATTGGAACGTAAGAGTAAATATTGCACTAGACGTTGCCAGGGGAATCCTTTACCTCCACGAAGAATGTGAAGCTCCAATCATCCACTGTGATATAAAACCACAAAACATCTTACTCGACGAGTTGTTGACAGCTAAAATCTCAGATTTCGGGTTGGCCAAACTACTAATGCCTGATCAAACAAGAACATTCACCGGCGTAAGAGGGACTAGAGGGTATTTGGCACCAGAATGGCAAACAAATGCCCCTATCTCTGTCAAAGTAGATGTCTACAGTTATGGTATTGTATTGCTAGAAATCATTTGCTGCAGAAGAAACATTGAAGTGTATGTGACTAAAATAGAAGAAATCGAGCTTTCTAAATGGGCATATAGTTGCCTTGTAGAAAGTGAAATAGACAAGCTTGTTGGAAGTGAAGAAGTAGACAAGAATACCTTGGAGAGAATGATCTCAGTGGCGATCTGGTGCATTCAGGACGAACCGGCTCTTCGTCCTCCCATGAAACAAGTATTACAGATGTTACAGGGAATTATTGATATTCCAATTCCTCCATGTCCAATTAGCAGCAGTTAA
- the LOC104232709 gene encoding G-type lectin S-receptor-like serine/threonine-protein kinase LECRK1, whose amino-acid sequence MATFMFLMLPMLFAAVEVGAQKQLSNITLGSILYPNRNPSSWLSSSGHFAFGFYSKGDGFQVGIWLASTSEKTVVWSASRDDPPVHSDGYLEFTKEGKLILWTKQNMKVIAESPKPLTSASMLDSGNFVIYNKTDVVWESFDYPTDTLLVGQRLISGHSLVSSVSEIDHSIGRFYLSMQPDGNLVAYPTNYINRPEASYWAFMLQSRGEFGDVDSVFVSLTSRGQLFRNASNGFGFQVNEIANSSTRTPNKTVIYRATLDPDGIFRLYTHSFEGRDESSLEINWSSLQNQCQARGFCGVNSYCTARNGSSSTGACSCLPGFLYANHEMKFQGCYRGFVYEESCGSSNSTLLAYNLTMIQHLKLGGYPFSQVSIVEQDCRKSCLEDCTCWAAQYVNGVCCKFKLPLVYSTLDPTDQSVKAFVKQSYNISQIAGHTVPYPGKAGNRNKSRKEIILILSLALGSVAFLLTVVAICSYLFYRSSEGQYQKLLENPYLGPNEEFTLRSFSYEELEKATEYFKEEIRNGSFGNLYKGILSEGNRTIAVKRLEKMGDEGEREFKAEMTAIGQARHKNLVHLLGFCLEGSEKILVYEYTSNGSLADILFNSETSPSWEQRMRLALDISRGILYLHEECETCIIHCNIKAHNILVDDLWTAKISDFGLAKFLVPNQVGNQLQLKTRGYLAPELQNTALISDKVDVYSYGVMLLEIICCRSNMDVNVSTEDEIFLPTWVHKCFVENDLKKLVGDEEVDVKSLERTVKVGLLCIHDNPDLRPSMRNVVLMLEGIMDIPFLAYTNIV is encoded by the coding sequence ATGGCTACTTTCATGTTCTTGATGCTTCCAATGCTATTTGCAGCTGTTGAAGTTGGAGCACAGAAGCAACTTTCCAACATAACCTTAGGTTCTATTCTTTATCCAAACCGAAATCCGAGTTCTTGGCTATCTTCTTCAGGCCATTTTGCATTTGGTTTCTACTCAAAAGGGGATGGATTTCAAGTTGGCATATGGTTAGCTTCCACGAGCGAAAAAACTGTCGTTTGGAGTGCTAGTAGAGATGATCCTCCAGTTCATTCGGATGGATACCTCGAGTTTACAAAAGAAGGCAAACTTATTCTATGGACAAAGCAGAACATGAAAGTCATTGCAGAATCTCCAAAGCCACTAACTTCAGCTTCCATGCTTGATTCTGGTAACTTTGTTATCTATAATAAAACAGATGTCGTTTGGGAAAGTTTTGATTATCCAACGGACACCCTCCTCGTTGGCCAGCGCCTAATATCAGGCCACAGCCTTGTCTCTAGTGTCAGTGAAATTGATCATTCAATTGGGAGATTTTATTTGAGTATGCAGCCTGATGGGAATCTTGTTGCATATCCAACCAATTACATAAATAGACCTGAGGCTTCCTATTGGGCTTTCATGTTACAAAGTAGAGGCGAATTCGGTGATGTTGATTCAGTTTTTGTGAGTCTTACTTCAAGAGGCCAACTGTTTAGAAATGCTTCTaatggttttggttttcaagtgaATGAAATAGCAAATAGCTCAACTCGAACACCAAATAAGACAGTGATTTATCGCGCTACTCTTGATCCTGATGGTATTTTTAGGCTTTATACACACAGTTTTGAAGGCAGAGATGAATCGAGCTTGGAAATCAATTGGTCATCGCTACAAAATCAATGCCAAGCCAGGGGATTCTGTGGCGTAAACAGTTATTGTACTGCAAGAAATGGCAGCAGCAGCACAGGTGCTTGTTCTTGCTTACCAGGATTTTTATATGCCAACCATGAAATGAAATTCCAAGGGTGCTATCGGGGATTTGTTTATGAAGAGTCTTGTGGAAGCAGCAACTCTACATTATTGGCCTACAATCTCACCATGATTCAACACTTGAAACTTGGAGGATATCCATTTTCTCAGGTTTCAATTGTTGAGCAGGATTGCAGAAAATCTTGCTTGGAAGATTGTACTTGTTGGGCTGCTCAATATGTCAATGGAGTTTGCTGCAAATTCAAGCTTCCATTAGTATATTCAACACTTGATCCAACTGATCAGTCTGTCAAGGCTTTTGTCAAGCAGAGCTACAATATTTCCCAAATTGCAGGTCACACTGTTCCCTATCCTGGAAAAGCTGGGAATAGAAATAAAAGCCGGAAAGAGATAATCTTGATTCTATCCCTGGCTCTTGGCTCCGTAGCATTTCTGCTTACGGTTGTTGCAATTTGCAGTTATCTTTTCTACAGAAGCAGTGAGGGCCAATATCAAAAACTGTTGGAAAATCCATATTTGGGGCCAAACGAGGAGTTCACTCTTCGATCATTTTCTTACGAAGAGCTTGAAAAAGCCACTGAATATTTCAAGGAAGAGATAAGGAATGGTTCGTTTGGAAACCTCTATAAAGGAATTTTATCAGAAGGTAACAGAACGATTGCTGTAAAACGACTGGAGAAGATGGGGGATGAAGGAGAAAGGGAGTTTAAAGCAGAAATGACAGCAATTGGGCAAGCTCGTCACAAAAACTTGGTTCATTTGCTTGGTTTTTGCTTGGAGGGATCCGAAAAGATTCTTGTATACGAGTACACGAGCAATGGATCACTTGCAGATATCCTATTTAATTCTGAAACAAGTCCTTCTTGGGAGCAAAGGATGAGGCTTGCACTTGACATATCACGAGGAATACTTTATTTGCATGAAGAATGTGAGACTTGCATAATTCACTGCAACATAAAGGCACACAATATCCTTGTAGATGATTTGTGGACGGCTAAAATCTCTGATTTTGGGCTAGCAAAGTTTTTGGTTCCTAATCAAGTAGGAAACCAACTTCAGCTCAAAACAAGAGGGTATTTGGCACCAGAGTTGCAGAATACCGCCTTGATATCTGACAAGGTAGATGTTTATAGCTATGGAGTGATGCTCTTGGAGATCATATGCTGTAGAAGTAATATGGATGTCAACGTCTCAACTGAGGATGAGATCTTTCTTCCTACTTGGGTACATAAATGCTTTGTCGAAAATGATCTCAAAAAGCTAGTGGGAGATGAGGAAGTAGACGTGAAGTCCTTAGAGAGGACGGTGAAGGTTGGTTTGTTATGCATTCATGATAATCCTGATCTGCGCCCTTCTATGAGGAATGTGGTTCTCATGTTAGAAGGAATTATGGACATACCATTTTTAGCATACACAAACATTGTTTAG
- the LOC104232707 gene encoding small ribosomal subunit protein uS13z/uS13y/uS13x-like produces MSLVANEEFQHILRVQNTNVDGKQKIMFALTSIKGIGRRFANIACKKADIDMNKRAGELTAAELDSVMVVVANPRQFKIPDWFLNRQKDYKDGKFSQVTSNALDMKLRDDLERLKKIRNHRGLRHYWGLRVRGQHTKTTGRRGKTVGVSKKR; encoded by the exons ATG TCGCTCGTTGCAAATGAAGAATTTCAGCACATTCTTCGTGTGCAAAACACCAATGTCGATGGGAAGCAAAAGATCATGTTCGCTTTGACCTCAATCAAAGGTATCGGTCGTCGTTTCGCCAACATTGCCTGCAAGAAAGCTGATATCGACATGAACAAGAG GGCGGGAGAACTTACTGCTGCAGAGCTTGACAGTGTGATGGTGGTTGTTGCAAATCCCCGTCAATTCAAAATACCTGATTGGTTTCTGAATAGGCAGAAGGATTACAAGGATGGCAAGTTTTCACAAGTTACCTCTAATGCTCTTGACATGAAGCTTAGGGATGATCTCGAACGCCTGAAGAAGATCAG GAATCATCGTGGTTTACGTCACTACTGGGGTCTCCGAGTGCGTGGTCAACACACAAAGACCACAGGGCGCAGGGGGAAGACTGTTGGTGTCTCCAAAAAGAGATAA